Proteins encoded within one genomic window of Ptiloglossa arizonensis isolate GNS036 chromosome 3, iyPtiAriz1_principal, whole genome shotgun sequence:
- the LOC143144232 gene encoding actin-binding Rho-activating protein isoform X1 translates to MDYYFSDSEAEESLSDKVAMFDQYANKHKDKQNKNPFTSGLNLEKRKFSKDEYGRPEAGSLTDIRGRKATAHILKEVLELCEIIYQEGTPCRDQPEIIAITFGDLFNIYTHISDKCVGLLLRARKQKLVDFEGECLFQRRDDDVPIYLVKPINEIRQTFNQRLKEMAKETPIS, encoded by the exons GAATCTCTTAGCGACAAAGTGGCGATGTTCGACCAATACGCGAACAAGCACAAAGACAAGCAAAATAAAAATCCGTTCACGTCCGGATTGAACCTCGAGAAGCGGAAATTCTCGAAGGATGAGTACGGCAG ACCGGAAGCTGGTTCTCTGACGGACATTCGCGGTCGTAAAGCCACCGCGCATATTCTTAAAGAAGTTCTCGAACTATGCGAGATTATCTACCAAGAGGGCACTCCGTGTCGGGACCAACCTGAGATCATTGCAATCACTTTCGGTGATCTTTTCAACATTTACACACATATCAGCGACAAATGCGTGGGCCTCTTGCTGAGGGCCAGAAAACAGAAGCTGGTCGACTTCGAAGGCGAATGCCTTTTCCAG AGGCGAGATGACGACGTGCCGATATATCTGGTGAAACCCATCAATGAAATCCGGCAGACATTCAATCAACGACTGAAGGAGATGGCGAAGGAAACACCAATAAGTTAA
- the LOC143144232 gene encoding actin-binding Rho-activating protein isoform X2, whose protein sequence is MSSTMLESLSDKVAMFDQYANKHKDKQNKNPFTSGLNLEKRKFSKDEYGRPEAGSLTDIRGRKATAHILKEVLELCEIIYQEGTPCRDQPEIIAITFGDLFNIYTHISDKCVGLLLRARKQKLVDFEGECLFQRRDDDVPIYLVKPINEIRQTFNQRLKEMAKETPIS, encoded by the exons GAATCTCTTAGCGACAAAGTGGCGATGTTCGACCAATACGCGAACAAGCACAAAGACAAGCAAAATAAAAATCCGTTCACGTCCGGATTGAACCTCGAGAAGCGGAAATTCTCGAAGGATGAGTACGGCAG ACCGGAAGCTGGTTCTCTGACGGACATTCGCGGTCGTAAAGCCACCGCGCATATTCTTAAAGAAGTTCTCGAACTATGCGAGATTATCTACCAAGAGGGCACTCCGTGTCGGGACCAACCTGAGATCATTGCAATCACTTTCGGTGATCTTTTCAACATTTACACACATATCAGCGACAAATGCGTGGGCCTCTTGCTGAGGGCCAGAAAACAGAAGCTGGTCGACTTCGAAGGCGAATGCCTTTTCCAG AGGCGAGATGACGACGTGCCGATATATCTGGTGAAACCCATCAATGAAATCCGGCAGACATTCAATCAACGACTGAAGGAGATGGCGAAGGAAACACCAATAAGTTAA
- the Serca gene encoding ATPase sarcoplasmic/endoplasmic reticulum Ca2+ transporting SERCA, protein MEDGHCKTVDEVLNYFNVDPEKGLSVDQVKRNQEKYGLNELPAEEGKSIWQLVLEQFDDLLVKILLLAAIISFVLALFEEHEDAFTAFVEPFVILLILIANAVVGVWQERNAESAIEALKEYEPEMGKVLRTDKAGVQRIRAKEIVPGDIVEVSVGDKIPADIRLSKIFSTTLRIDQSILTGESVSVIKHTDPVPDPRAVNQDKKNILFSGTNVAAGKARGVVIGTGLNTAIGKIRTEMSETEEIKTPLQQKLDEFGEQLSKVISVICVAVWAINIGHFNDPAHGGSWIKGAIYYFKIAVALAVAAIPEGLPAVITTCLALGTRRMAKKNAIVRSLPSVETLGCTSVICSDKTGTLTTNQMSVSRMFIFDKIEGNDSSFHEFEITGSTYEPIGDVFLRGQKIRGQDYETLHEIGTICIMCNDSAIDFNEFKQAFEKVGEATETALIVLAEKINPYGVSKSGLDRRNGAIVVRQDMETKWKKEFTLEFSRDRKSMSSYCVPLKPSKLGTGPKLFVKGAPEGVLDRCTHARVGSNKVPLTSTLKNRILDLTRQYGTGRDTLRCLALATADHPMKPDDMDLGDSTKFYTYEKDLTFVGVVGMLDPPRKEVYDSIVRCRAAGIRVIVITGDNKATAEAICRRIGVFTEDEDTTGKSYSGREFDDLPASEQKAACARARLFSRVEPAHKSKIVEYLQSMNEISAMTGDGVNDAPALKKAEIGIAMGSGTAVAKSASEMVLADDNFSSIVAAVEEGRAIYNNMKQFIRYLISSNIGEVVSIFLTAALGLPEALIPVQLLWVNLVTDGLPATALGFNPPDLDIMSKPPRKADESLISGWLFFRYLAIGGYVGAATVGSAAWWFMYSPHGPQMSYYQLTHHLSCLGGGDEFKGINCKIFTDPHPMTMALSVLVTIEMLNAMNSLSENQSLITMPPWSNMWLIASMALSFTLHFVILYVDVLSTVFQVTPLTAEEWVTVMKFSIPVVLLDETLKFIARKITDVAPPVTPPK, encoded by the exons GAAAATCCATATGGCAACTCGTCTTGGAACAATTCGACGACCTTCTAGTTAAAATTCTTCTATTAGCTGCTATTATTTCTTTT GTATTAGCTTTATTTGAAGAGCACGAAGATGCGTTCACGGCCTTCGTCGAGCCCTTCGTTATTTTGCTCATTCTCATCGCCAACGCCGTGGTCGGTGTATGGCAAGAACGTAACGCTGAGTCTGCGATCGAAGCGTTAAAGGAATACGAGCCCGAGATGGGCAAGGTTTTACGAACGGACAAGGCCGGTGTCCAGCGAATTCGAGCCAAGGAGATCGTGCCCGGGGACATCGTCGAGGTGTCCGTCGGTGACAAGATCCCAGCTGACATCCGTCTTAGCAAGATCTTCTCTACCACTCTCAGGATCGATCAGTCTATCCTGACCGGTGAATCGGTCTCGGTTATCAAGCATACCGACCCTGTCCCTGACCCACGTGCCGTCAATCAG GACAAGAAGAATATCCTGTTCTCTGGTACCAATGTTGCCGCTGGTAAAGCTCGTGGCGTTGTCATTGGAACCGGCTTGAACACTGCTATTGGTAAAATCCGTACCGAGATGTCCGAAACCGAGGAGATCAAGACAcctttgcaacagaaattggacGAGTTCGGCGAGCAATTGTCGAAAGTCATTTCCGTAATTTGCGTTGCCGTCTGGGCTATCAACATTGGACACTTCAACGACCCAGCCCACGGTGGATCCTGGATCAAAGGAGCCATCTACTACTTCAAGATTGCCGTTGCTCTGGCCGTAGCTGCCATCCCTGAAGGTTTACCAGCCGTGATCACGACTTGTTTGGCTCTGGGAACTCGTCGTATGGCCAAGAAGAACGCTATCGTGCGATCGTTGCCGTCCGTTGAAACTCTCGGTTGTACGTCTGTCATCTGCTCGGACAAGACCGGTACTCTGACCACCAATCAGATGTCCGTCAGTCG AATGTTCATCTTCGACAAGATCGAGGGTAACGACAGCAGCTTCCACGAATTCGAGATCACCGGATCGACTTACGAGCCGATCGGTGACGTCTTCTTGAGGGGGCAAAAGATCAGGGGTCAGGATTACGAAACCCTCCATGAAATTGGCACGATTTGCATTATGTGCAATGACTCCGCCATTGATTTCAACGAATTCAAACAGGCATTCGAGAAGGTCGGCGAGGCGACGGAAACCGCCCTCATCGTCCTCGCGGAGAAGATCAATCCGTACGGTGTATCGAAGAGCGGATTGGACAGACGCAACGGGGCTATCGTGGTCAGGCAGGATATGGAGACAAAATGGAAGAAGGAGTTCACTTTGGAGTTCTCTCGCGATCGTAAATCCATGTCGTCTTACTGTGTGCCCCTTAAACCGAGCAAATTGGGCACCGGACCGAAGCTGTTCGTTAAAGGCGCTCCCGAAGGTGTTTTGGATAGGTGCACGCACGCCCGTGTCGGGTCTAACAAAGTTCCTCTTACTTCTACTTTGAAAAACCGTATCTTGGACTTGACTCGCCAATACGGAACTGGCAGAGACACTCTGCGTTGCCTGGCTCTTGCCACTGCTGATCATCCGATGAAACCCGATGATATGGACCTCGGTGATTCCACGAAATTCTACACTTACGAGAAGGACCTGACGTTCGTCGGTGTTGTTGGTATGCTCGACCCGCCTCGCAAGGAAGTCTACGACTCCATTGTAAGGTGTCGTGCCGCTGGTATTCGCGTTATCGTCATCACTGGAGACAATAAGGCTACTGCTGAAGCTATCTGCCGACGTATCGGTGTTTTCACCGAGGATGAGGACACCACTGGAAAGTCCTACTCTGGACGCGAATTCGACGATCTTCCTGCGTCGGAGCAGAAAGCGGCTTGCGCTAGGGCTCGTCTCTTCTCTCGCGTAGAACCGGCCCACAAATCTAAGATCGTTGAGTACTTGCAGAGCATGAACGAAATCTCGGCTATG ACCGGTGACGGTGTAAATGACGCACCTGCCTTGAAGAAGGCTGAAATCGGTATTGCTATGGGATCTGGAACCGCTGTAGCGAAATCCGCCTCCGAGATGGTGTTGGCAGATGACAACTTCTCTTCCATTGTCGCTGCCGTTGAGGAAGGTCGTGCTATCTACAATAACATGAAACAATTCATTCGCTACCTTATTTCTTCCAACATTGGTGAAGTCGTAAG TATATTCTTGACTGCCGCTCTTGGTCTTCCCGAAGCTTTGATCCCTGTTCAACTTTTGTGGGTCAACTTGGTCACTGACGGTCTTCCAGCTACTGCTCTTGGCTTCAATCCTCCCGATTTGGACATCATGAGCAAG CCTCCCCGTAAAGCCGATGAATCTCTCATCTCCGGCTGGCTGTTCTTCCGCTATTTGGCTATTGGCGGATACGTAGGTGCTGCAACTGTCGGATCAGCTGCATGGTGGTTCATGTACAGTCCACATGGTCCGCAAATGAGCTACTACCAACTG ACTCATCACTTGTCGTGCTTGGGCGGTGGCGACGAATTTAAGGGCATTAATTGCAAAATCTTCACGGATCCTCACCCTATGACGATGGCTCTGTCCGTACTCGTAACCATTGAAATGTTGAATGCTATGAACAG TTTATCTGAGAATCAATCTCTGATCACTATGCCGCCTTGGTCTAACATGTGGCTCATTGCCTCTATGGCTCTTTCTTTCACACTCCACTTTGTCATCCTTTACGTCGACGTTCTTTCG ACTGTATTCCAAGTTACCCCCCTAACGGCTGAGGAGTGGGTTACCGTTATGAAGTTCTCCATTCCAGTGGTACTTCTCGACGAAACCCTGAAGTTCATTGCCAGAAAGATTACAGATG TTGCACCGCCAGTGACGCCGCCGAAATAA